Proteins from a single region of Pseudopedobacter saltans DSM 12145:
- a CDS encoding LacI family DNA-binding transcriptional regulator: protein MKRFKPTTQRDIANVLGLSVSTVSRALNDFYGISAETKKLVLDYINEIEYYPNPMALKLRDCRSYSIGVIVSEIANSYFSQIINGIESVAYKKGYNVFVTQSHECFQQENTNIKQLISHSVDGILVSISSETTDFSGFYSLKEKGIPVVFFDRAPRDIDAHKIIVDNFEGAYKATEHLIKQGFYKIAHITNSSDLLIEEERIEGYKAALSTYNIDYNPEYVFYCQCRKNIREETEAIVNQLLHLDNRPDGIFSASDKLSTEILIALKKRNITIPKDMAFVGFTNMAEADIFECPLTTISQPALEIGEAAAKLLIGQIESKSTISQYKTKIFETELTIRESSLKCSKSEFVSESLNQ, encoded by the coding sequence AAACCAAAAAATTGGTTTTGGATTATATCAATGAAATAGAATATTATCCTAATCCGATGGCGTTGAAGCTTAGAGATTGTCGTAGTTATTCTATTGGAGTGATCGTTTCCGAGATTGCCAATAGTTATTTTTCGCAAATAATAAATGGAATAGAGTCGGTGGCATACAAGAAAGGATACAATGTTTTTGTTACCCAATCTCATGAATGCTTTCAGCAGGAAAATACGAATATAAAGCAATTGATATCACATTCAGTAGATGGAATTCTTGTTTCAATCTCTTCCGAGACTACTGACTTTTCCGGTTTTTATTCTTTAAAGGAAAAAGGAATTCCTGTTGTCTTTTTCGATAGAGCGCCCAGAGATATCGACGCACACAAAATAATAGTGGACAATTTCGAGGGGGCTTATAAAGCTACTGAGCATTTAATAAAACAAGGCTTTTATAAAATAGCGCATATTACAAACTCTTCGGACTTATTAATTGAAGAAGAACGTATAGAGGGATATAAAGCAGCACTTAGTACCTACAATATTGATTATAATCCCGAATACGTTTTTTATTGCCAATGTAGAAAAAATATTAGGGAAGAGACTGAAGCTATAGTTAACCAACTTTTGCATCTAGACAATCGACCAGATGGAATTTTTAGCGCAAGTGATAAATTGAGTACTGAGATTTTGATTGCTCTCAAGAAAAGAAATATAACAATACCTAAAGACATGGCCTTTGTAGGCTTTACCAATATGGCTGAAGCGGATATATTCGAATGTCCGCTTACAACTATAAGTCAGCCCGCTTTGGAAATTGGCGAAGCTGCAGCTAAGTTGCTTATAGGTCAAATAGAAAGTAAATCAACAATTTCGCAATATAAAACTAAAATATTCGAAACGGAGTTGACGATAAGGGAATCCTCTTTGAAATGTTCTAAGAGTGAGTTTGTAAGTGAATCTTTAAATCAATAA